One genomic region from Candida albicans SC5314 chromosome 6, complete sequence encodes:
- a CDS encoding uncharacterized protein (Protein of unknown function; Hap43-repressed gene; rat catheter and Spider biofilm induced): MDSASCGPSTALQNLNKHAQRDNSLQHQRHQHPQHPQQQGASIHQFRQGQQVDSRLNADFKQFNNGNDFANSFMNQMNIKPSMQQHQHQQHQHQQPAWVNDFSNLSIQQQHQHQNQQQNQGTKSDWHQQFMQQQQQQPNTLQHQSNFQQMTPNYAMGSYQMRNTATTMTPMFHNQTEHQQQHKLEEEQRAFEKQFDMIEKQLQNESVTTEENTNQDEAKEEFARIARKAETSMKTIDSHDSEMNEKFQNSQFLKLMSSIGNRQVELEGDKLVTSDSKEDIREKGIPETITATNPTITTAPRDTQEGQFTSQGPSNPDFAREMYDQIPRPKPANTAFPHPLSGDSEHEQQQEPNDPHQNTLPDPLAHIQDGQLSDINDPLTAARIISGGQVQMSDWVEDYDTISDTPSKLETDSNNNPNVRPFRKGQIVDHHWDEMYRDYRHDDDYF, from the coding sequence ATGGATTCAGCAAGTTGCGGGCCATCAACTGCtttacaaaatttaaacaaGCATGCCCAAAGAGATAATTCTTTACAACATCAGAGGCATCAACACCCTCAACACCCTCAACAGCAAGGAGCTTCCATTCACCAGTTTCGTCAAGGTCAACAAGTGGATTCTAGATTAAATGCCGActttaaacaattcaataatggtaatgatTTTGCTAACTCGTTTATGAACCAAATGAATATAAAACCATCGATGCAACAGCACCAACACCAGCAACACCAGCATCAACAACCAGCATGGGTGaatgatttttcaaatttgtctattcaacaacagcacCAGCACCAGAACCAGCAACAAAATCAAGGGACTAAATCAGATTGGCATCAACAGTTTatgcagcaacaacaacaacaacccaATACCTTACAACACCAATCCAACTTCCAACAAATGACACCAAATTATGCCATGGGGAGTTATCAGATGAGAAACACTGCTACTACAATGACACCAATGTTTCACAATCAAACTgaacatcaacaacaacacaagTTGGAGGAGGAACAGCGTGCGTTTGAAAAACAGTTTGACATGATTGAAAAACAGTTGCAAAATGAATCTGTCACTACTGAAGAAAACACAAATCAGGATGAAGCTAAAGAGGAGTTTGCTAGAATTGCACGTAAGGCAGAAACATCAATGAAAACCATAGATTCGCATGATTCTGAAATGAATGAGAAATTCCAGAATTCGCAATTCCTAAAATTAATGAGTTCAATAGGTAATAGACAAGTGGAGCTAGAGGGTGATAAATTAGTGACATCAGATTCAAAAGAAGATATCAGAGAGAAGGGAATACCCGAAACAATCACAGCCACAAAtccaacaataacaactgCACCTAGAGACACCCAAGAAGGCCAATTTACACTGCAAGGGCCATCGAACCCTGATTTCGCCAGAGAAATGTATGACCAAATCCCACGACCAAAGCCAGCTAACACTGCCTTTCCCCATCCCTTATCAGGAGACAGTGAACATgagcaacaacaagagCCAAATGACCCACACCAGAATACTTTACCTGATCCATTAGCTCATATACAAGATGGTCAATTGAGTGATATAAATGATCCGTTAACTGCAGCCAGAATTATAAGTGGTGGTCAAGTGCAAATGAGTGACTGGGTGGAAGATTACGATACTATATCAGATACTCCTTCTAAACTAGAAACAGATTCAAACAACAATCCAAACGTACGTCCCTTTAGAAAAGGTCAAATTGTCGACCATCACTGGGATGAAATGTATCGTGATTACAGAcatgatgatgattatttttag
- the RPL23A gene encoding 60S ribosomal protein uL14 (Ribosomal protein; downregulated upon phagocytosis by murine macrophage; Hap43-induced; sumoylation target; Spider biofilm repressed), which translates to MSGSGASGNKFRMSLALPVGAVMNCADNSGARNLYVLAVKGTGARLNRLPAAAAGDMVMATVKKGKPELRKKVMPAIVIRQSKPWRRRDGVYLYFEDNAGVIVNPKGEMKGSAITGPVAKECADLWPRIASNSGVVV; encoded by the exons ATGTCAGGATCAGGTGCTTCCGGTAACAAATTCCGTATGTCT TTAGCTTTACCAGTTGGTGCAGTTATGAATTGTGCTGATAACTCTGGTGCCAGAAACTTGTACGTTTTAGCCGTCAAAGGTACTGGTGCCAGATTAAACAGATTACCAGCTGCTGCTGCCGGTGATATGGTTATGGCCACTGTTAAAAAAGGTAAACCAGAATTAAGAAAGAAAGTTATGCCAGCTATTGTTATTAGACAAAGTAAACCATGGAGAAGAAGAGATGGTGTTTATTTGTATTTCGAAGATAATGCTGGTGTTATTGTTAATCCAAAAGGTGAAATGAAAGGTAGTGCTATTACTGGTCCAGTTGCTAAAGAATGTGCTGATTTATGGCCACGTATTGCTTCTAACTctggtgttgttgtttaa
- the MCR1 gene encoding cytochrome-b5 reductase (NADH-cytochrome-b5 reductase; soluble in hyphae; alkaline downregulated; farnesol, ketoconazole or flucytosine induced; protein present in exponential and stationary growth phase yeast; YNB biofilm induced; rat catheter biofilm repressed), whose translation MLTHHLSKLATPKFLVPFAGATALSIGLALQYSTSNNYIANETGKTFTDSNEWVDLKLSKSIDLTHNTKHLVFKLKDENDVSGLITASCLLTKFVTPKGNNVIRPYTPVSDVNQSGEIDFVIKKYDGGKMSSHIFDLKEGETLSFKGPIVKWKWEPNQFKSIALIGGGTGITPLYQLLHQITSNPKDNTKVNLIYGNLTPEDILLKKEIDAIASKHKDQVKVHYFVDKADEKKWEGQIGFITKEFLQKELEKPGSDFKVFVCGPPGLYKAISGPKVSPTDQGELTGALKDLGFEKEHVFKF comes from the coding sequence ATGTTGACTCATCATTTATCGAAATTGGCTACTCCAAAATTCTTAGTACCATTCGCTGGTGCCACTGCTTTGTCAATTGGTTTGGCATTGCAATATTCTACTTCCAACAATTACATTGCTAACGAAACTGGTAAAACTTTCACTGATAGCAATGAATGGGTGGACTTGAAATTATCTAagtcaattgatttgactCATAACACCAAACACTTGGTTTTCAAGTTAAAAGATGAGAATGATGTTTCTGGTTTGATCACTGCTTCATGTTTGTTGACCAAATTTGTTACACCAAAGGGTAACAATGTTATTCGTCCATATACCCCTGTCTCTGATGTTAACCAATCTggtgaaattgatttcgTGATTAAAAAATACGACGGAGGTAAAATGTCAAGTCACATTTTCGATTTGAAAGAAGGTGAAACCTTATCATTCAAAGGACCAATTGTTAAATGGAAATGGGaaccaaatcaattcaagTCCATTGCTTtgattggtggtggtactGGTATTACTCCATTATACCAATTGTTGCATCAAATCACTTCTAATCCAAAGGACAACACCAAagttaatttgatttacgGTAACTTGACTCCAGAAGATATCTTgttaaagaaagaaatcGATGCTATTGCTTCTAAACACAAGGACCAAGTTAAAGTTCATTACTTTGTTGACAAGGCAgatgaaaagaaatggGAAGGTCAAATTGGTTTCATTACTAAAGAATTCttacaaaaagaattagaaaaacCAGGTTCTGATTTCAAGGTTTTTGTTTGTGGTCCACCAGGTTTATACAAGGCTATATCAGGTCCTAAAGTTTCCCCAACTGATCAAGGTGAATTGACTGGTGCTTTGAAAGATTTGGGTTTCGAAAAAGAACATGTCTTTAAATTTTAG
- a CDS encoding NADHX dehydratase (Putative protein of unknown function; stationary phase enriched protein), with product MLRNKSQKELLHLSRQLIQPLLPNFHKGQAGKIVVIGGNEDYTGAPFFASHSAALVGADLSHVICEKAAGPVIKSYSPDLMIHPYLMDLDNPHLNLNNSELEKLKNLPIDEIIKTNDNAVLNKLIDELILPKVTSLLNRIDIVVVGPGFGRDPLMLKSLIRIIEEVKVLNLPIILDADSLYLVSLSPKIIANYPKAIITPNVVEFQRIAKALSIDADLSESNKDKLIDQTIEVSRKLGDIIVFRKGEHDLIVKSSKFLINEITGSNKRVGGQGDTLTGAIATLVNWSNNYILRLWDNQVVVNWSNNYILRLWDNQVDLDQEDANLLACFAASSVVRNASSKAFNKYGRSMQTSNVHEYLHESFTELFGDSIFRTSNI from the coding sequence ATGCTACGCAATAAATCTCAAAAAGAACTCCTTCATTTATCTCGTCAATTGATCCAACCACTATTGCCAAACTTCCACAAGGGTCAAGCGGGTAagattgttgttattgggGGTAATGAAGATTATACTGGAGCACCATTTTTTGCAAGTCATTCAGCCGCTTTAGTAGGTGCTGATTTGTCCCATGTAATATGTGAAAAGGCTGCTGGTCCAGTGATAAAATCGTATTCCCCTGATTTAATGATCCATCCTTATTTAATGGATTTGGACAACCcacatttgaatttgaacaattctgaacttgaaaaattaaagaatttgcCCATcgatgaaattattaaaacgAATGACAATGCAGTGTTGAATAAACTTATTGATGAGCTAATTTTACCCAAAGTAACATCATTGTTGAATAGAATTGAtatagttgttgttggacCAGGTTTTGGTAGAGATCCATTAATGTTAAAGTCATTGATTCGAATTATTGAGGAAGTCAAAGTGTTGAATTTGCCCATTATATTAGATGCTGACTCGTTGTATCTAGTATCGTTGTCTCCCAAAATTATTGCAAATTATCCAAAAGCCATCATCACACCCAATGTGGTTGAATTCCAAAGAATCGCCAAAGCCTTATCAATCGATGCCGATTTGTCAGAATCAAATAAGGATAAGTTAATTGATCAAACCATTGAAGTGTCACGCAAACTAGGTGACATTATTGTTTTCCGTAAAGGTGAACACGACTTGATTGTCAAATCATCCAAGTTTttaatcaatgaaattacTGGGTCCAATAAACGAGTAGGTGGACAAGGTGATACATTAACAGGAGCAATTGCAACTTTGGTCAATTGGtcaaataattatattttgagATTATGGGACAATCAAGTTGTGGTCAATTGGtcaaataattatattttgagATTATGGGACAATCAAGTTGATTTGGATCAAGAAGATGCTAATTTATTAGCATGTTTTGCTGCTAGTTCGGTTGTTAGAAATGCAAGTAGTAAGGCATTTAACAAATACGGGAGATCAATGCAGACATCAAACGTTCATGAATATTTACATGAATCGTTTACAGAATTATTTGGTGACAGTATATTTAGAACCAGTAATATTTGA
- the SLM2 gene encoding phosphatidylinositol 4,5-bisphosphate-binding protein (Ortholog(s) have role in TOR signaling, actin filament bundle assembly, eisosome assembly, endosomal transport and establishment of protein localization to plasma membrane, more), with product MANRFSAWRSIIKDLVNYFKEYSSVQEEIIRQQSRLQQAVGQITNTTNNNSNYNNNTTPNSEIEAINNFFLPIGNGSVQDIPNALFKFHQKNVVDGTKTLKDINGLIIPKLEELRKDLLVKIKEIKNLQNDFKNNLSKELNDSKSLISQYNQAIELANKLGSTGNFSHITTLHEADSGKSDPYLVKIRLERQLKRQLVEENYLYDAYANLQNAGRQLESIVVLEVQNYVSMFLNLVNEENSNFSQHLLSNISNGFLSKESNFEWDAFIERNLPNVNNHGTISSGTFIDLNIPKRHLSDFVIKNFDSNLNVAIREGYLERRSKFLKNYTSAWYVLTCSYIHEFKSNDRKKDPQPVMSLPLDSCTVSDHSKNDGKLEGVYKFILTSKSHNTLMNKTHKWVFRTNTYQNMIEWFDSIKKMTSLPTPATRARTIEGGHGNSNNGKTNVSDITSGHSISRVSSTNTARSPARSLKTVSTNTTSASQAYKHRSLNQVSSSHKRLSSTFSQRNNNQSPRLTNMINSDGTIITPVDTDEDSTKRSSRIYQQQKQQQQQQQQPQQQGPSTPNQQPGPYHLIPVDTMGNQQPQQQQQQQQQQFVNPPAGYQYYIPSNAQQGVQQFYDPVQQQYYTITPTVPVNSNSSNNQQPQQQQQAPQPQYFSTSPLPTPQLIPGSPVAPAFGQYFQQPQFVQQKQQQQQQQKDGGLPYPTMSRTTSIYNNDDTITDEQIPKSTAQQQKQDQGKGQLGSSLYPGQVNGERPGQGISQLSNEEVSTLNSNVESNPRNAVKNNEHTGDISIEVTPGKD from the coding sequence ATGGCTAATCGATTTTCGGCTTGGAGATCCATCATCAAAGATTTAGTCAACTATTTCAAAGAGTATTCTAGTGttcaagaagaaataataagACAACAATCTCGCTTACAACAAGCAGTTGGACAAATTACAAATActacaaacaacaatagcaactataataataatacaactCCTAACAGTGAGATTGAAGCTATCAATAACTTTTTCTTACCCATAGGTAACGGCTCCGTTCAAGATATCCCAAATgcattatttaaattccatcaaaaaaatgttgttgatggAACGAAAACGTTAAAGGATATAAATGGACTTATTATCCCTAAGTTGGAGGAATTAAGAAAAGACTTGCTTGTCAAAATTAAGGAAATTAAAAATCTAcaaaatgattttaaaaacaatttatccaaagaattgaatgacTCGAAATCTTTGATCAGTCAATATAATCAAGCTATTGAGTTAGCTAATAAATTGGGTAGCACTGGTAATTTCAGCCATATTACCACTTTGCATGAAGCCGATAGTGGGAAAAGTGATCCTTATTTAGTAAAAATTAGATTAGAACGACAATTGAAACGTCAGTTGGTCGAAGAGAATTATCTTTATGATGCATATGCAAACCTACAAAATGCTGGACGTCAATTGGAATCGATTGTTGTTTTAGAAGTCCAAAATTATGTATCAatgtttttgaatttagtGAATGAGGAGAATTCAAATTTCAGTCAACATTTATTGTCAAATATTAGCAATGGATTCTTAAGTAAAGAATCGAATTTTGAATGGGATGCCTTTATTGAACGCAATTTACCTAATGTGAATAACCATGGTACTATCTCAAGTGGTacttttattgatttaaatatacCAAAAAGACATTTATCCGATTTTgttatcaaaaattttgattccAATTTGAATGTTGCCATTAGAGAGGGATACCTTGAACGAAGATCGAAATTCTTGAAGAATTACACTAGTGCTTGGTATGTTTTAACCTGTAGCTATATTCATGAATTCAAATCCAATGATCGTAAGAAGGACCCTCAACCTGTTATGTCTTTACCCTTGGACTCGTGTACTGTTAGTGATCATTCTAAAAACGATGGTAAATTGGAAGGTGTTTATAAGTTCATATTGACTTCAAAACTGCACAATACTTTGATGAACAAGACACACAAATGGGTTTTCCGAACCAATACTTATCAAAACATGATTGAATGGTTTGATAGTATTAAGAAAATGACAAGTTTACCTACACCAGCAACTCGAGCAAGAACCATTGAAGGTGGTCATGGTAACAGCAACAATGGTAAAACTAATGTTAGTGATATAACCAGTGgtcattcaatttctcGTGTTTCGTCAACCAATACTGCTCGCTCACCGGCAAGATCTTTGAAAACTGTTAGCACAAATACAACTTCTGCGTCCCAAGCATATAAACATAGATCTTTAAACCAGGTTAGTTCTAGTCATAAACGGTTGTCATCGACATTTTCTCAgagaaataataatcaatcaCCAAGACTCACTAATATGATCAATAGTGATGGAACTATAATTACTCCAGTTGATACAGACGAAGATTCAACGAAACGGTCAAGCAGAATTTACcagcaacaaaaacaacagcaacagcagcaacagcaaccCCAACAACAGGGTCCATCTACACCAAATCAACAGCCAGGTCCTTATCACTTGATACCTGTTGATACCATGGGTAaccaacaaccacaacagcaacagcaacagcaacaacaacaatttgtGAATCCACCAGCTGGTTATCAGTATTATATTCCTTCCAATGCTCAGCAAGGGGTACAACAGTTTTATGATCCTGTTCAACAACAGTATTATACAATCACACCAACTGTACCagttaattcaaattctagcaacaatcaacaaccacaacaacaacagcaagcACCTCAACCACagtatttttcaacttcGCCTCTTCCGACACCACAACTTATTCCTGGCTCTCCAGTTGCACCAGCATTCGGACAATACTTTCAACAACCTCAATTTGtccaacaaaaacaacagcagcaacaacagcagaAAGATGGTGGATTACCATACCCTACCATGAGTAGGACAACACTGATATATAACAATGATGATACCATTACTGACGAGCAAATTCCAAAGTCAACTGCACAGCAACAAAAGCAAGATCAAGGCAAAGGTCAATTAGGTTCATCGTTATATCCTGGTCAAGTAAATGGTGAACGTCCAGGTCAAGGAATATCACAATTATCTAATGAAGAAGTTTCTACTTTGAATAGTAATGTTGAATCAAATCCAAGAAACGCTGTAAAGAACAATGAACATACTGGTGATATTAGTATTGAAGTAACTCCTGGTAAAGATTGA
- the DBR1 gene encoding RNA lariat debranching enzyme (Debranchase; homozygous mutant accumulates lariat intermediates of mRNA splicing; rat catheter biofilm repressed), whose protein sequence is MSNTLKIAIEGCCHGELNDIYNSIPDIESLDLLLICGDFQSLRNKCDLQSLNVPLKYQRMADFHEYYSGKRKAPVLTIFIGGNHECSSYLQELKYGGWVAPNIYYLGEFGSIWYKGLQITGWSGIFNYHTFIANNIEMEKLPFDSRTIRSVYHQKLANFLKMYMMNHDMDIVLSHDWPVGIEKYGNVKRLLKLKPFFRDDIQRGQLGSPLNKFLIHYLRPRYWFSGHLHVKFEARIVDLVRSTDKKKSATTVDLITESNKEEISLDMDDEEEEEGGNVREVSFEEKFYFKQHSNPAKRPKNDLTPERDVCEHATEFLALDKCGKRRQFLDIKTIEVHNTSHPSFINAGKLYYSKRSIAINKVVEKYLNDNRQDFTELNTKQILSNPQQFPLVNELMPIIENDFKSMQKNITDEDFFMVPENFQTIAPTDDEHTESKLKYYPNNQTSEYCEKFGIPKLVLSKESDQ, encoded by the coding sequence ATGTCAAATACCTTGAAGATTGCCATTGAAGGATGTTGTCATGGagaattgaatgatatttataattcaataCCTGACATCGAGAGTTTAGACCTACTTCTAATATGTGGTGATTTCCAGTCCCTACGCAATAAATGTGATTTACAGAGTTTGAATGTCCCCCTCAAATATCAACGAATGGCAGATTTCCATGAATATTATAGTGGTAAACGTAAAGCACCTGTATTAactatttttattggtgGTAACCATGAATGTTCATCATACTTGcaagaattaaaatatgGAGGATGGGTGGCACccaatatttattatctAGGTGAATTTGGAAGTATATGGTATAAGGGACTACAAATAACGGGATGGAGTGggattttcaattatcaTACTTTCATCGCTAACAATATCGAGATGGAAAAATTACCATTTGATTCTAGAACAATAAGAAGTGTTTATCATCAAAAATTGGcgaattttttgaaaatgtatATGATGAATCATGATATGGATATTGTTTTGAGTCATGATTGGCCTGTGggcattgaaaaatatggaAATGTGAAGAGGCTactaaaattgaaaccattTTTCAGAGATGATATTCAACGAGGACAATTAGGTAGTCCactaaataaatttttgatcCATTATTTGAGACCTAGGTATTGGTTTTCAGGTCATTTGCATGTCAAATTCGAAGcaagaattgttgatttggtAAGGAGCACggataaaaagaaatcagcCACGACTGTAGATTTAATTACTGAATCAAATAAGGAAGAAATATCTCTAGATATGGATGAtgaggaggaagaagagGGGGGAAATGTTAGGGAAGTTAGTTTTGAGGAgaaattttatttcaaacaaCACCTGAATCCAGCAAAAAGACcaaaaaatgatttaacTCCTGAAAGGGATGTATGTGAACATGCAACAGAGTTTTTGGCTTTAGATAAATGCGGTAAGCGTAGACAGTTCCTAGATATCAAAACTATTGAAGTCCATAACACTTCTCATCCGTCATTTATCAATGCAGggaaattatattatagTAAGCGATCAATCGCCATAAAcaaagttgttgaaaagTATTTGAATGACAATAGACAAGATTTTACAGAATTAAATACCAAACAAATATTGAGTAACCCTCAACAATTCCCATTAGTCAATGAATTAATGcccattattgaaaatgactTCAAATCAATGCAGAAAAATATAACAGATGAAGATTTTTTCATGGTGCCAGAGAATTTTCAGACTATTGCACCTACAGACGACGAACACACTGAGTCAAAGTTAAAGTACTATCCGAACAATCAAACACTGGAATATTGTGAAAAGTTTGGTATTCCAAAACTAGTTTTATCTAAAGAGTCGGACCAATAG